A window of Rubricoccus marinus contains these coding sequences:
- a CDS encoding HAD family hydrolase: MIRLLAFDLDGTLIRSEELKAQSYAWAAEQLRPGIDRGEVERAYGHLVGHSREEISRSLVDTFSLAPEAREHASGASREPWQTYVGIRLERYRAMLADRDLVRANTWPEAAALLEQAREVAERVALVTTSECWAATAVLNALDWHDHFDAVVTADDVPSVKPHPAGYDLAMERLGARGDRTLAIEDSPAGLRAALAAGIQPLAVPTHYTRARVAKMVEAGEVGAAAVVAPEALAETVHRRVSEMAG; this comes from the coding sequence GTGATCCGCCTGCTCGCCTTCGACCTCGACGGCACCCTTATCCGCTCCGAAGAACTCAAGGCGCAATCCTACGCCTGGGCCGCCGAGCAGCTTCGGCCGGGCATCGACCGCGGCGAGGTGGAACGCGCCTACGGGCACCTCGTGGGGCACTCCCGCGAGGAGATCTCGCGCTCGCTCGTCGACACGTTCTCGCTCGCGCCAGAGGCCCGCGAGCACGCCTCTGGCGCGAGCCGAGAGCCGTGGCAGACGTACGTGGGCATCCGGCTGGAGCGCTACCGTGCGATGCTGGCGGACCGTGACCTCGTGCGCGCGAACACGTGGCCGGAGGCGGCCGCGCTGTTGGAACAGGCGCGAGAGGTCGCCGAGCGCGTGGCGCTGGTCACCACCAGCGAGTGCTGGGCCGCGACGGCGGTCCTAAACGCCCTGGACTGGCACGACCACTTCGACGCCGTGGTCACCGCGGACGACGTGCCGAGCGTAAAGCCGCACCCCGCGGGGTACGACCTCGCGATGGAGAGGCTAGGCGCACGGGGCGATCGCACGCTCGCGATCGAGGACTCGCCCGCGGGACTCCGCGCCGCCCTCGCGGCCGGGATCCAGCCTCTGGCGGTGCCCACCCATTACACACGTGCCCGCGTCGCGAAGATGGTGGAGGCGGGCGAAGTGGGGGCGGCGGCTGTCGTAGCGCCAGAGGCGCTCGCGGAGACGGTACACCGGAGGGTCTCGGAGATGGCGGGCTGA
- a CDS encoding succinate dehydrogenase iron-sulfur subunit yields the protein MTLTVKVKRYDPEKDARPRWQEFQVPADPMDRALDLLHYIKWHLDGSLSFRKSCAHGICGSDAMKINGENKLACSILVQDMGLKNGDTITFEALPAAPIVKDLVIDQSRFFDKYRAVMPWLIHDGPTPEKERIQSPEQHAVIEDATKCIMCGACTHSCPSTWADPDYLGPAAMLKAYRYVFDSRDTESEERLKVVDSKDGLWKCYTIFNCVQACPKGIDITRWLSALKRKSVTTRY from the coding sequence ATGACGCTCACCGTCAAGGTGAAGCGCTACGACCCCGAGAAGGACGCCCGCCCCCGCTGGCAGGAGTTCCAGGTCCCTGCGGACCCGATGGACCGCGCACTGGACCTCCTCCACTACATCAAGTGGCACCTCGACGGCTCGTTGTCCTTCCGCAAGAGCTGCGCACACGGCATCTGCGGGTCCGACGCGATGAAGATCAACGGCGAGAACAAGCTCGCCTGCTCGATCCTCGTCCAGGACATGGGCCTCAAGAACGGTGACACGATCACGTTCGAGGCGCTGCCGGCTGCGCCCATCGTGAAAGACCTCGTCATCGATCAGAGCCGATTCTTCGACAAGTACCGCGCGGTCATGCCCTGGCTCATCCACGATGGCCCGACGCCGGAGAAGGAGCGCATCCAGAGCCCGGAGCAGCACGCCGTCATCGAGGACGCGACGAAGTGCATCATGTGTGGAGCGTGCACGCACTCGTGCCCGAGCACCTGGGCCGACCCGGACTACCTCGGGCCCGCGGCCATGCTCAAGGCGTACCGCTACGTCTTCGACTCCCGCGATACGGAGTCCGAGGAGCGCCTCAAAGTCGTCGACTCCAAGGACGGCCTGTGGAAGTGCTACACCATCTTCAACTGCGTGCAGGCATGCCCCAAGGGCATCGACATCACGCGCTGGCTCTCTGCGCTCAAGCGCAAGTCCGTCACGACGCGCTACTAG
- a CDS encoding tetratricopeptide repeat protein: MRFLVFLLLSLASGASAQTSDPMARADEAYRAGRYAEAARHAETAVRQRPGLASAHVALSSARLRSGDASGAEQAARSALQRFPGDALLTALRADALLTLERFEDAIPLLDALRRSPPPGMTPEVARERAAQVRLVAAVRSSDPQQQLAWAREAREIAPEMLNARTLEAGALLALDRAPEAREVAEAALRLAPEDPVLLRLVAQADAASGDAAALSVSAARLAEAAPEDLSAALLAGRAYLASGETERAAETFGDVLERFADRPAAYDGVAAAYEQVGFAPAAVGVLEAWREIAPEDTAVVSRLGDALAASARPVEAEAVLDTLRAMGGNAAWSLRRSARAHALLDRWTDAARLYEAAFGASGDAADARAAVRAAHRVDDLDAVRRVAALWRARAPSPEAAAAYALSLPLPEARVPTRDLASGDDPRVALRLAQWNRDPTQAIRAARLALALVARGRADAQAALAGSGLQTDATPALERPGLDARAASRVAEDALALAVDLDAQRALEVLEELQASDPESAWIGAFQGRALAALGQVDRARDAFARAARLAPEAFVVHAEAGRWYESVGEWDAAALAWERAAALDGPAAYASLIRVHRARGSLGALADRWLARLRTTAHDEPLRQATIEALHKAGRSAEARALAGRG; this comes from the coding sequence ATGCGCTTCCTCGTCTTCCTCCTTCTCTCGCTCGCCTCTGGCGCGAGCGCTCAGACCTCGGACCCGATGGCCCGGGCGGACGAGGCCTACCGTGCCGGGCGCTACGCCGAGGCTGCGCGCCACGCCGAAACCGCCGTTCGCCAGAGGCCGGGCCTGGCGTCGGCGCACGTCGCGCTGTCCTCCGCGCGCCTCCGCTCCGGCGACGCCTCTGGCGCCGAGCAAGCCGCCCGCTCCGCGCTCCAGCGCTTCCCCGGCGATGCGCTCCTGACGGCGCTCCGCGCCGACGCCCTTCTCACGCTCGAACGCTTCGAGGACGCGATTCCGCTGCTGGACGCCCTGCGTCGGAGTCCGCCGCCCGGCATGACGCCAGAGGTCGCCCGCGAGCGCGCCGCACAGGTGCGGCTCGTCGCCGCGGTGCGCTCGTCGGATCCCCAGCAGCAACTCGCCTGGGCGCGCGAGGCGCGCGAGATCGCGCCGGAGATGCTGAACGCGCGGACCCTCGAAGCTGGGGCGCTGCTCGCGTTGGACCGCGCGCCAGAGGCCCGCGAGGTCGCCGAAGCCGCGCTCCGCCTCGCGCCCGAAGATCCAGTCCTGCTCCGCCTCGTCGCCCAGGCCGATGCGGCCTCTGGCGATGCCGCGGCGCTTTCGGTTTCCGCCGCTCGCCTGGCCGAGGCCGCGCCCGAAGACCTCAGCGCCGCTTTGCTCGCCGGGCGCGCCTATCTGGCCTCTGGCGAGACGGAGCGTGCGGCCGAGACCTTCGGGGACGTGCTGGAGCGCTTTGCAGACAGGCCCGCCGCGTACGACGGCGTCGCGGCGGCGTACGAGCAGGTCGGCTTCGCGCCCGCAGCTGTCGGCGTGCTGGAGGCATGGCGGGAGATCGCGCCAGAGGACACGGCCGTCGTCTCCCGCCTGGGCGACGCCCTCGCGGCGAGCGCGCGGCCCGTGGAGGCCGAGGCCGTTCTGGACACGCTCCGCGCGATGGGCGGCAACGCCGCCTGGTCGCTCCGCCGCTCCGCCCGCGCCCACGCGCTTCTCGACCGCTGGACTGATGCGGCTCGCCTCTACGAAGCCGCCTTTGGAGCCTCTGGCGACGCAGCAGACGCTCGCGCAGCCGTTCGAGCCGCCCACCGCGTAGACGATCTGGACGCGGTGCGCCGCGTCGCTGCCCTCTGGCGCGCGCGCGCGCCCTCGCCGGAGGCTGCCGCAGCGTACGCGCTCTCGCTGCCGCTTCCCGAGGCCCGCGTGCCAACGCGCGATCTGGCCTCTGGCGACGATCCGCGGGTCGCGCTACGCCTCGCGCAATGGAACCGTGATCCCACGCAGGCGATCCGCGCCGCGCGACTCGCGCTCGCCCTGGTCGCCAGAGGCCGCGCGGACGCGCAGGCGGCCCTCGCCGGCTCCGGCCTTCAGACCGACGCCACGCCCGCTCTCGAACGCCCGGGCCTGGACGCCCGGGCCGCTTCTCGCGTGGCTGAAGACGCCCTCGCTCTTGCGGTCGATCTCGACGCGCAGCGCGCGCTTGAGGTGCTAGAGGAACTCCAGGCATCGGATCCAGAAAGCGCGTGGATCGGCGCGTTTCAGGGCCGCGCCCTCGCGGCGCTCGGCCAAGTCGATAGGGCCCGCGACGCCTTTGCGCGCGCGGCTCGGCTCGCGCCAGAGGCGTTCGTCGTCCACGCAGAAGCGGGCCGGTGGTACGAGAGCGTGGGCGAGTGGGACGCTGCGGCACTGGCCTGGGAAAGGGCGGCTGCGCTGGACGGCCCCGCCGCCTACGCCAGCCTGATCCGGGTGCACCGCGCAAGAGGCTCGCTTGGCGCTCTCGCGGATCGCTGGCTTGCCCGCCTCCGCACGACCGCCCACGACGAGCCGCTGCGGCAGGCCACCATTGAGGCGTTGCACAAAGCCGGGCGCTCCGCCGAGGCGCGCGCCCTCGCAGGTCGGGGGTAG
- a CDS encoding fibronectin type III domain-containing protein codes for MTLSRFLSLAFALVLLAPEASAQSASGGLASAGLRVLTDEAGRTHVYHTLPLRPDGGVVVTRESGGILDTLTAEPLAAPVSPSAFVRVAGVEALEALVQDDETPAEAFFRVRTGPVSNRLAAFLSPDVARGLGRLVIDETAPDGATVTYRATRVDADLRPDGEAAEATVTIRRQRPLAPDSLALDHVGRRVTVAWEYPANPLVSGGEDDGVVHFRLYREAGGEMVPVDGGPAILRVDNQTAYSTVITLASPEETAAVAVAAVDAMAQEARTETARYQPLAAEPPPPLDGIGANARREDGADVVDVTWPVSVVSDAAGYWVLRAERINGPYERLNAEPLAVLETVYIDRPEPGAYFYAVVVVDEMGNESRQSGAVAATVEDTTPPSAVTNLSAEPLADGSVRIAWTAPQAADYEGALVLRRRVAADGGPYNGGEADVQLNAEPTPEASWLDTGETGALEEGAFYRYAVVARDTSSLSADTAAVVLQLPDRTPPAPPTDLAALVDDASRQTVLRWQASASRDVGRYIVYRDSEPLAEVSDVALSFRDTTALTAVRYTYAVAAVDTLANEGPRSEPLAFARPDPDPPRPVYNLRARLDRDVTVLTWPAVPAEDLAHYVVESSSIPTGVFQAVGEPLTQTTLRVPTDFGPWFRVRAVDTSGNEGAPSEAVRARR; via the coding sequence ATGACGCTCTCCCGTTTCCTGTCTCTGGCCTTCGCCCTCGTGCTTCTCGCGCCAGAGGCTTCGGCGCAATCCGCCTCGGGCGGCCTCGCCAGCGCAGGCCTCCGCGTGCTGACCGACGAGGCGGGCCGGACGCACGTCTACCACACGCTGCCGCTCCGCCCCGATGGCGGCGTGGTGGTCACGCGTGAGAGCGGCGGGATCCTCGACACGCTCACCGCCGAGCCTCTGGCGGCGCCGGTCTCGCCAAGCGCGTTCGTGCGCGTGGCCGGCGTAGAAGCGCTGGAAGCACTCGTTCAGGACGACGAGACGCCCGCCGAGGCGTTTTTCCGCGTCCGCACCGGGCCCGTCTCCAACCGCCTCGCGGCATTTCTCTCGCCCGACGTAGCGCGTGGCTTGGGCCGCCTGGTCATCGACGAGACCGCGCCCGACGGCGCGACGGTGACGTACCGCGCGACCCGCGTCGACGCTGACCTCCGGCCGGATGGTGAAGCCGCCGAGGCCACCGTCACCATCCGGCGCCAGAGGCCTCTGGCGCCCGACTCCCTCGCGCTGGATCATGTGGGCCGGCGCGTGACCGTGGCCTGGGAGTACCCGGCGAACCCCCTGGTGAGCGGGGGAGAGGACGACGGCGTGGTGCACTTCCGGCTCTACCGCGAGGCCGGCGGAGAGATGGTGCCGGTGGACGGGGGCCCGGCGATCCTTCGCGTGGACAACCAGACGGCGTACTCCACCGTCATCACGCTTGCCTCGCCAGAGGAAACCGCCGCGGTGGCGGTCGCGGCGGTGGACGCGATGGCGCAAGAGGCCCGGACCGAGACGGCGCGCTACCAGCCTCTGGCGGCAGAGCCGCCGCCGCCGCTGGACGGCATCGGCGCGAACGCGCGGCGCGAGGACGGGGCCGACGTGGTGGACGTGACGTGGCCGGTCAGCGTGGTCTCCGACGCGGCGGGCTACTGGGTGCTCCGTGCCGAGCGCATCAACGGCCCGTACGAGCGGCTCAACGCCGAGCCTCTGGCGGTCCTCGAAACCGTCTACATCGACCGGCCCGAGCCGGGCGCGTACTTCTACGCCGTCGTGGTGGTAGACGAGATGGGCAACGAGAGCCGCCAGAGCGGCGCCGTGGCCGCGACGGTGGAAGACACGACGCCGCCGTCCGCGGTCACGAACCTGAGCGCCGAGCCTCTGGCGGACGGCAGCGTGCGCATCGCGTGGACCGCACCTCAGGCCGCGGATTACGAGGGCGCGCTCGTGCTGCGCCGCCGCGTGGCCGCGGACGGCGGGCCCTACAACGGTGGCGAGGCCGACGTGCAGCTCAACGCGGAGCCCACGCCAGAGGCCTCCTGGCTCGACACGGGCGAGACCGGCGCGCTCGAAGAAGGCGCCTTCTACCGCTACGCCGTCGTGGCCCGCGATACGTCCTCGCTCTCGGCCGATACTGCCGCGGTGGTGCTCCAACTCCCGGACCGCACGCCACCCGCTCCGCCGACGGACCTCGCCGCACTCGTGGACGACGCCTCGCGCCAGACCGTTCTCCGCTGGCAGGCCTCGGCCTCGCGCGACGTGGGCCGCTACATCGTCTACCGTGATTCAGAGCCTCTGGCGGAGGTGTCCGACGTGGCGCTGAGCTTCCGTGACACGACGGCGCTCACCGCGGTGCGGTACACGTACGCCGTCGCCGCCGTGGACACGCTCGCGAACGAAGGCCCGCGCTCCGAGCCTCTGGCGTTCGCGCGGCCCGACCCCGACCCGCCGCGCCCGGTCTACAACCTCCGCGCGCGGCTGGACCGCGACGTGACGGTGCTCACCTGGCCCGCCGTGCCGGCCGAAGACCTCGCGCACTACGTCGTGGAATCCTCCAGCATCCCGACCGGCGTGTTCCAGGCCGTGGGCGAGCCTCTGACCCAAACGACGCTGCGCGTGCCGACGGACTTTGGGCCGTGGTTCCGCGTCCGCGCCGTGGACACGTCCGGCAACGAGGGCGCGCCGAGCGAGGCCGTCCGCGCGAGGCGCTAG